Proteins from a genomic interval of Pseudomonadota bacterium:
- the rplM gene encoding 50S ribosomal protein L13, whose product MKLTESLKPANAENNWYVVDATDVPLGRLSTVIASHLRGKHKPSFTSHVDCGDNIVVVNAEKVRLTGRKMGTMEFFWHTGFPGGIKSVIAGKELEGKHPERVVQRGVKRMLPKTKLGRAQFGRLYVYAGTEHPHTAQKPETLDVAGMVAKKNHK is encoded by the coding sequence ATGAAACTGACTGAAAGTTTGAAACCTGCAAACGCTGAAAACAACTGGTACGTTGTTGACGCGACTGATGTGCCTCTAGGCCGTCTATCAACTGTAATCGCATCACACCTACGTGGTAAGCATAAGCCTAGCTTCACTTCACACGTTGACTGTGGCGACAACATTGTTGTTGTAAACGCTGAGAAAGTACGTCTTACAGGCCGTAAGATGGGCACAATGGAATTCTTCTGGCACACAGGCTTCCCAGGTGGAATCAAATCTGTGATCGCAGGTAAAGAACTTGAAGGTAAGCACCCTGAGCGTGTTGTTCAGCGTGGTGTGAAGCGTATGCTTCCAAAAACTAAGCTTGGTCGTGCTCAGTTTGGTCGTCTATACGTGTACGCGGGTACTGAACACCCACATACTGCACAAAAACCTGAAACTCTTGATGTAGCCGGCATGGTTGCTAAGAAAAACCACAAGTAA
- the rpsI gene encoding 30S ribosomal protein S9, translated as MSIAQNIKAANKKAGKFYSTGKRKDAVARVWLTKGKGEVTINGRSMETYFGRPVSRMIVSQPFQTVEMEGKFDVNVNVHGGGLSGQAGAIRHGITKALIEYDESLRPALKARGFITRDSRVVERKKYGLKKARRSPQFSKR; from the coding sequence ATGAGCATTGCACAAAACATTAAAGCCGCTAACAAAAAAGCTGGTAAGTTTTACTCAACGGGTAAGCGTAAAGACGCTGTCGCTCGTGTATGGCTAACTAAAGGTAAAGGTGAAGTGACAATTAACGGTCGCTCTATGGAAACTTACTTTGGTCGTCCAGTATCTCGTATGATTGTTAGCCAACCTTTCCAAACTGTGGAAATGGAAGGCAAATTTGATGTGAACGTAAACGTACACGGTGGTGGTCTATCTGGCCAAGCTGGTGCAATCCGTCACGGTATCACTAAAGCGCTTATCGAATACGATGAGAGCCTACGTCCAGCACTTAAAGCACGTGGCTTTATCACTCGTGACTCTCGTGTTGTTGAGCGTAAGAAATACGGTCTTAAGAAGGCTCGTCGTAGCCCTCAGTTCTCGAAGCGTTAA